The Edaphobacter sp. 12200R-103 genome contains a region encoding:
- a CDS encoding APC family permease, protein MQVKEQPQTELPRVLNASHATSIVVGIIIGSGIFLVPREMMAAVGSSGMVYAVWIVGGLLSLFGAMTYAEIAALRPKYGGEYAFLREAYGDLVGFLYMWTWITVAKPASIATIAAGLARVLATFPAFYFLEHRAFGSLLWSQIFAIAVTWLITGLNILGTRKSGNVQLALTWLKILLIGVIAGICFSAAGSHGSWHNFATEFTGAHGGFSGFMIALIAALWAYDGWSDVTQMAGEVKDPQRSLPLALIGGVAIVGGLYMLTNAAIQYVMPAAAIAGADRPAADALGLIAGSWGSGLVSIGMAVSICATFVGSTLSGARVPFAAAHDGLFFRQLAHVHPKFRTPSTSLILQAILSSLLLLAIGRFQSLFSLAIFAEWFFYALTASTVFVFRRRDPAGSRPYSVWGYPVLPLLFIAAAVILLVFSFANQPRNSIIGTVIILCGIPLHYAFQRRRQTA, encoded by the coding sequence ATGCAAGTGAAAGAGCAGCCACAGACGGAACTGCCCCGCGTCCTGAACGCGTCTCATGCCACCTCTATTGTGGTTGGCATCATCATCGGCAGCGGAATTTTTCTTGTCCCTCGCGAGATGATGGCCGCCGTCGGTTCCTCCGGCATGGTCTATGCGGTATGGATTGTGGGCGGCCTGCTGTCGCTGTTCGGTGCCATGACCTATGCCGAGATTGCCGCCCTGCGGCCAAAGTATGGCGGAGAATATGCCTTTCTGCGCGAGGCATACGGCGATCTCGTCGGCTTTCTGTACATGTGGACGTGGATCACTGTCGCCAAGCCTGCATCCATCGCCACGATCGCCGCAGGACTGGCGCGAGTGCTGGCAACCTTTCCCGCGTTCTACTTCCTGGAACATCGCGCCTTCGGTTCCCTGCTTTGGAGCCAGATCTTTGCCATCGCGGTCACATGGCTGATCACCGGCCTCAACATTCTGGGCACACGAAAGTCCGGCAATGTGCAGCTCGCCCTGACCTGGCTTAAGATTCTGCTGATCGGTGTCATCGCCGGTATCTGCTTCAGCGCAGCAGGCAGCCACGGCTCATGGCACAACTTTGCGACGGAGTTCACCGGAGCGCATGGTGGTTTTTCAGGATTCATGATCGCCCTCATTGCTGCGCTATGGGCATATGACGGATGGAGCGACGTCACCCAGATGGCCGGCGAGGTCAAGGATCCGCAGCGTAGTCTGCCTTTGGCCCTCATCGGCGGAGTCGCCATCGTTGGCGGACTCTACATGCTGACCAACGCGGCCATTCAGTACGTCATGCCCGCGGCTGCAATCGCGGGCGCCGACCGGCCAGCAGCCGATGCGCTGGGACTCATTGCCGGAAGCTGGGGCTCCGGCCTGGTCTCGATTGGAATGGCCGTCAGTATCTGCGCGACGTTCGTGGGGTCTACGTTGTCAGGGGCGAGAGTCCCATTCGCTGCAGCTCACGATGGCCTGTTCTTCCGGCAGTTGGCGCACGTTCATCCAAAGTTCCGTACACCCTCGACGTCTCTCATTCTGCAGGCGATTCTCAGTTCTCTGCTGCTGCTGGCAATCGGGCGGTTCCAGTCGTTGTTCTCGCTGGCAATTTTTGCGGAGTGGTTCTTCTACGCTCTGACGGCGAGCACAGTCTTCGTCTTCCGACGACGCGACCCCGCCGGATCACGGCCTTACAGCGTTTGGGGATATCCTGTGCTGCCGCTGCTCTTTATCGCAGCCGCTGTCATTCTACTGGTGTTTTCGTTTGCCAATCAGCCGCGGAACTCTATCATCGGAACCGT